GTTGGCCCCACCCCCTTTCCCTGCCACTCCCATCCTGAGTACATCCACTTTGTTAGTCTCTAATCTGGAAGTGAGGGAGCGAGACATAAGAGTGAGAATAAGTATTAGAATAAGATTATAAAAGAACAGAGTGGTGAGCTGGCGAGACAGCACAGAGAGGTACAGAGATGCGGatgaacacactgaacactctgAGTCTGTCAGTGCAGGTgagcagcacacagcacaggagGAGAGTACCAGTGGGCATCAAtagagaggaagacaggacaCACCAGGGACAGGTGGCCAATCAGGTGACTGGGAACAGGACAGGTGTCCAAACAGGTGACTGGGAAAGACAGGTGTCCAAACAGGTGATTTGGAACGGGACAGGTGTCCAATCTGGTGACTGAGAATGGAACAGGTGcggtcagtgtgtatgtgtgtggcagtgaatctgttttatgttttaataaTACAATTGAGTAATATTAGTTTATAATGTGAAAATAAGGTAATATCAGAAAAGAAAATGTGGTAGAGAGGGTAATACATTTACCCATCAGCTGCCAGAACACTGGATAGTCTGCCTGGTCAGGCTAGGCTGTGGGGAGAGTTATGCCGGTGACTATTAAAATCCACCAGGGGTTACAGTAGATCTGAGGAAGTTGTTTTTGTGAGTATCTGGTCTTGATAATATTCCAACACAGAGGTACATAACACAGGTAATTCCCCCATGTGTTATTCACATTATAAATCTGTGAATCAGTCTACATTGATTTTATGTTATGGTTCCATACTTGCACTGAGGACATTCATTTAGCATGATTCCAATTAGCATGATGTTGTTTGCCATTTGCAACATATGCCATTGATGCCCTTTGAGCTCTGACTTAGTATATTGCTGAACCACAGGTTACCAAGTCCTTATCTTAAAGGTTATAGTAGTGCTGGGTGGTATACCAGTTTGCACCaaaaaccggtgtttatttttgtttattatatcataagaatttttcatatatTGGCCACATCGGTTTAAATAGGTTTCACGTGTCTGGAATGCAGCACAGTCAtaattgtttctcaagggaAGCTTTTTATTTCTGCGCCGctaagcacacatgcaacagagcactaatctagcttgctgaaaacaAGGGTTGGTGCaatttataatattaaataatttattttataaaatttataataatttaatttataaaatgtaataaatttaataagttattacatttataatatTAAATACAGTTATACCACCCAGCACTTATATTCCAAATAACTTGGATAGAGCACTTGATGAGgaggggtgtgcgtgtgtgtgtgcatgtgtgtgtgcgtgtgcgcgcgggCGCAtgcatgagtgcgtgtgtgtgtaaacacactCTGGATGGCACTGATGTCTGTTTGGCTCTGTCTTTGACTGTCCGAATGCTGTCGGTGTTAAAACGTCATTGAAATGTCCTGGGCTGTAAATAATGATTTTCAATAAAGTTTTTTACAATATTTTTGAAatctgagggttttttgtttgtaagtaagtaaaactttatttatatagcacttttctagGTTTtatcacaaagcgctttacaaagGTAGATAGCAAAATACAATACAAGatcataataatacaataaaatcCTACTTAAGGTAGAAATTAAATAGAATACTCAAAAATACAAGACTAAAACACATCGATCAAACGCTGTTAAACGCAAGAGAGTAAAAATGtctttaaacattttttaaaaaccaGAACCGACTCAGTCTGACATTAACAGGGAAATTGTTCCACAATTTCGGGGCATAAACCGCAAAAGCCCGATCCCCCTTAGATGTTAATTTTGTACGGGGGACAGTTAGCAACCCCTGATCTGAAGACCTGAGACTTCTTGCACTATTAAAAGGACGTAAGAGCTCAGTAATATAAGATGGAGTCTTATTATGGACGGCCTGATAAGTAAGCATTAAAATTTTTAAGTATTCTGTAGCCTAACCAGTGTAAAGAAGCCAATATGGGTGTAATATGTTCCTGCTTCTTTGTCCTAGTGAGGAGACGggcagctgcattctgaaccagctgaagACGAGCCACCTCTCTCTTACTCAAACAAGTAAATAATAAGGCATTACAGTAATCCAAGCGGGTAGAGACAAAAGAATGAATAATATTCATTTCAGAAAATGGCAAGAAATTCCTAGCTTTACTGATGTTTCTTAGATGGAAAAAGCAAGTTTGAAGAAGTCTCTTAATGTGTAGTGAGAAACTAAGCTGGGAGTTGAAAATCACACCGACATTTCTCACAACGGGCGTTGCCTTTAAGCCAACACAGTCAAGGGATGACTACCTTCTTGCACATTTTCTCTGAACCCACTATTAAAACCTCTGTCTTTTCATCATTAAGTTTAAGAAAATTTTGAGACATCCAGATTTTTATAGCTGCCATACAATTGGTAAGATTAGCCAATCTTCCAGTATCATTTCGCTTGACAGATAAATAGATCtgtgtgtcatcagcataacaaTGAAAAGACATTAAAACTTCGAATAAGGTTACCTAAAGGCAGCATGTAGCATTGTCTTACCAACTATTACCATGCCAACAAAACTTCATATTGGAGAACAGGTCTATAACTCTCATAATTACTTCTGTCTACAGACTTCTCTAAattggtaatttttttttttatcatcacCCTGATTATGGTATATATTGAGCTTTTATCTTGGCTGTACTAGTAAATATATTATAAGTGGAAACTAGTGCATACTTAATTAAAATGATCATATTTAGTCAGtattttttcttatttacaTAGTTATGTCTGTGAGAGACTGCTAGAATattcagggctgtgtgtgttggtttgcATGTGTATAATAGAGGTATGAAGCACATGGGTATGAACATTTGTATATTGTAGGTACCCATCTGGTGGGAACCTCTATACACCTGTACAAACCcatctgtttgtgtatgtaaatTTGTGTGtgcttatatatgtatatttatgtgtgtgtgcacatctgttCTAAATGCTTTCCAACCACCTGACTCACCTGCAGCTTTTTACTGTTTGCTGCTTGTAAACCACATGAAGCAAACACAGTGTGTGCAGGCAGCAGCAGACCAGCACTAACCCAGCAGTTAACAGACCAGCACTAACCCAGCGGTTAACAGTGTCTAACCACCAGTCTGTTTCACACAGACAGTTTGTACCATCCAACTTTGCTCTTTAAAACAAGTATGTGATTATTCTGTAAATCTTTATGAAGCGCTACATAGTTTTGATTATTTAAACAAGCAATAAAGTATTCAGTGTGTATTATGTGCCATTTTAAGAGCATCACATCACAGTCAGAATCTAAATAACCAAAAATAACCATTCAGCTGACTTGCATCCTGAAACCTGATGAGACCTTGTATGTTCTCCTGTTATTATTAGTGTTTTGTGCGGCCTAACCACACAACTTTTAGCAGATAAATATGTTCACCTGTCCAACATCTCTGACCTACAGAGACACTGCCACAGCAAAACCACATTTCAACTGTACTGTCTGCAGGCAACCACAAACAACATTAATTTATATttgtattattatatatattattatatatattataataatataatattattagTTATATACACATTCTGCTAACACATCATGAGGTTGAAGGTTTTTGTCTGTCAAGTACACAGTTATATAGTGTAGACATGCAGTGGGTGGTTGACACCAGACTGTAGTAAGCAAGTGTGTGAAGGACAGTAGAAGGTAGTAGAATTTGCTAAGGAAACTGCACAGGTTAAGTGATAATCCATTAGTGGCTATGGTACTCCATGTGGTTGCTATAACAATGTTATTGGCTGATATTGTATTCTAGATGGTTGCTCATGGTATCCCTGATGATTGCAGGGTGGTTTAAGTGGTTGATATTCAACTGTTATGTTGCCTTCTAAAATCTAACACCATCTCCTTAGCGTAAAACAGTGTTAATATTGGCCTGGTCTCATTCATAGTAAAATCAGCCTGAAGTGTTTCTGGATTAATTTAAATTGCAGCCTTTGCTGTACCACCAAAACTAAATGAAATTATcctacatgacacaatcactgATAAATCAAACTGAGTGATTGTTTTTGAGCATTTATAAATGATGAGAATATAGATATTAATGATAAACTGGGAATACACCTGTGTTTTCAAAGGAACAAGTCACTTGGGCTTGAGTATAGACTCGAGTGGAGAGTAGATTATATTCTGAAGAGTAGATTTTATACTGGAGATTGAAAAAGGAGAGTAGATTTTATTCTGGAAATGGAAAAAGTGGACACAACACATAAATGTAGGACAATTCATCCACAATCAGATTCGGGGATACAGCTCAGCAGAAAGGTGAGTATAATCATGTTGTGTAAGgtgcaagagtgtgtgtgcatgtctgtgtgtatgcatataagTGTGTTTGCAACTATCTGTGCATACATACCATTGCTAACCCAGTTTTTTTCTGACCGCAAGAGAGCCAACAGCCCTCACTGCAGTAAAACCACATGAACGTCTTTTTCCACCTTTGCTTAAGGTGATCTTCATAGTTCTGATATGACTACTGCACTGGTTACTGTGTAAACTCACCAGGAAACGCTTCATTTTGAAGGCTCAATTCAGGGTGTCAGTTTCCCAGGGCACAGATATAAACTTAGGATCACCACATGGTTCAGTCAGTTCCTTTATATTAACCCTACAAAATAGAGCAATAGTAGAGACATTTGTATGACTGATCTGGGGTTTTTTGTCTATTTTGTCTCCACCGTGGAAACCACATATAAGCAACTATACTCTTGTAGTcccagtttgttttatgttcagTTGAGGTAAATGGTCCAGAGCCCCTCTTAATACCCCTCTGACCAGGCCATTCTCCTTTCCAACTTTCATCTTCCCATTCATCTAGAATTTGCCACATTCAGAGCAATGAGGGATGATTCTGAAGGTGTTCTATAGCATCTGGAACCAAGACCTTAGCAGCAAATCCTAAAGTCCTTAGCAGCAGATCCTGTAAGTCCTGTAAGATCCTGTAAGTGAGATGGGCCTTCGTGTGAGGCCTCTAGACTTATTACAGAATATCCCACAGATGTTCAATCAGATTTAGATATTTGTACCCTATGTCAACACCTTGTAACACTGGCATGGTCCTTCTGAAAATAGAAAATAACTGCACACCAGGGAAAACCTGCAAGACGTACTATTTTGGAGATGCTCTGACCCCAGTCATCTACCCATCACAATTTGGtcacatcaatgtcactcagaTCCTTTTGCATGCTGCAGTACTAAACTGTCATTGAAAATGTGATAACTCAGTGCTGGCTGGACAGATCAGAACAAGAAATTGATGCTTGATGCTGAATTTTGTAAACTTTTAAGTCATTATCGAGCTTTCACAATTACCGTTATTTCTcgactatagagcgcacctcaatataagccgcacctacaacgttttttttttttaatggaaaatgccGCACCGGGCTTAAAGCCGCATATAGGcctactgaactgaactgaatatatttaactgaactgatcagtttccgaACGATGCCTGCATTTCACGTGCGACGGTGTTCAGTCGGTGTTGTgctgaattccgactcccctcgtttacacacgcataaagacgatacagatgttattgtcgatctatgcataaataagagctatactttaattatccatcaccgCAAACAGCacagcattatctatgtccaaagccacactggctcaagggtgttaattattttaaataaaatacacactggctataccgaagttcacctctgaccacatgactttacagtattacagcagtattatgtctaaatatctagttaggaccaatctagagtgctcaatgaagtTATAATCACGGAATTTGGCataacacatgttggtttgaaaaaaattctctgtcttgcatgtgctaaatgaaaatgagcactttattctttgatttacaactttgatctaccacctgattaactttctgctctGCCCCCTGCATCAGTGATAGTCATGGAGTCTTTATTTTTATAAGTATTTCGGTATTTGGTATACATTGCAATTCAAAAGTGAGATTTGGCTCTATGAAACATGTCTTTGACATGTTCAAATATGTCAACAGGTTTTTATAGATGACTTTGTTGTCATTATGTATTATGACTATAACATGATAACATGACCACAAAAAGGGAAGATAATTAATTCAATCTCACACCCTGTTATCCCAGTTCAGGAGCTCCTGTCTGTGTTCCAGATGTTACTGTTGAAGATGAGGGAAATTACTTTCTTATCAGCAAAGAGTTTTTGTGAGTTTATATTCAGGAACGTATGTGGTACTATACAGTATGTTTGACCTTttgaaaattttattttgcagTGAAATTATGGCAGTCCACAAATTTTCTTTCAGTGCATAAGCCACACCCCCAACTACATAGAGTCAAATTTCCCCAGTGTGTCTACAATGACAGCAGGGATGATTTGTATATCGGTTCTGCTTCTCCTCTTCTATGCCAATAGTAAGTAATactaattaatttattttatagagagggtaaaatataacatttcaaataaaaaaataacagcTACATCTGAATGTTTTCTGTACTGTCCCCCCTCAGGTAGTTGGtgtttattttcattttgtggtgtttatgtTCATTTAGTGGTGTTTTCTGGATTACAGATTTGCTCCCAGTGACTCTGGGATCTCCAGACTCTTTAATATTGGTGGCAGAACTTGGTGATGATGTCACTGTATGGTGCCAGTATGACCCGATGCAAGCAGCTTACATATACTGgttcaaacagacagacagttcTGTACCAGACCAACTTCAGtgccaattatataaaaaacatTTTGCAGCAAGCCCCTGTAATGTTGTTAATCAGAATAATCATATGCTGATGTCTGTAAACTCCCAGAACAGCTCTCTGACAATACCTGCAGTGAATCACTCAGATTCAGGACTGTATTACTGTGGCATTTGGCAGAGTAACAGTATTTACTTCAGTAATGCAACACATTTACAAGTGAGAGGTACGTTTCTGTGTAAAAGAATCATGTTACATTGCTCACATTTCTCTGGCTTGTTTGAGAAAAGATAATTTTGCATTATTCCATTCTACATTAATGTAACTGTATTAATATTAATCTTTTTTTCAGAGCAAGAAGAAACACTTCCAGATCACAGTACTCAAGGTGGTTATGACATTCTTCATCTGATCAGTTTCTCTTTTGCTTATTAAACTTCAGCTCTTAAAATTATCTTCCTTCTGCAACAGTTTGTTATTCTTCTGCtgtttaaaaagtaaaatatgaaTCAAAAGTAAGATTACTTGAAATGTGCAGCTTTATAAAGATCTGCCTGTTCTTCAGAAGTCTTCGCAACACTATCgggggtgtttggtggtgtgatTGTGGTTCTCATCATTGTTCTTCTAGTCATGTTGAAGAACAGAAAACAACACACAGGTACCAATGACCTAAAAACCCTCTTTTGCATGTTCAAAAGTAAAATTTAAGAAATGTAAATTGAGAAATGTATTGACAAATGTATTGATAAATGTATGCTTATTAACAGTTTTGACTGTTTCTTACAGACACTGGCTCTATAGTGAAAAAGGTAATAATGCACTAAAAAGGTTGAAACCCATATAAATATACAGCAGAGTGTAGACAGTATGCATTCAGTCAATAAGAAACAATTAAAAAGTAGGAAAATGAAGGAAATTTTATAGTTATTTACATTTTCAGAAATAGCTGCACATTATTCAAATAATATGGAATAATTATATAAAAAGCGTATTCTAATCAAGGAAATATGACATTTATCAGTCAGGATATTTTGTGTGTCATTGCAGGAGCAGGATTCTAACTATGCTGATCTACAATTTTCTAATAAGAATATCAAGAAAGCAGGAAGACACAGTGAAATGGTGGATCCTCATGTTGTGTATTCTACAGTAAAACCCTAGCAGTGTGTTGGGATAGAACAGAGTTATATATCATTACAATTATATATCATTCATAGTTATACATAATTACTGTTACATATCATTACAGTTACACATCATGACAGTTATCAGTCAGTTACAGTTATCATATCATTATTGTTCAAATATCATTATACTTATACATCATTGGAGTTATACATCATTCCTTCATTGTTTGGAAGATATTTACATACTTCATTACTTTAAGCAACTACAGCTACAAGAGGCTGATCTCCACCATAAATGTCATTTCTGTACTCTGTAGTTTTGACAAACACAATCAGCAGACAGTGTTGATATGTCAAATGTAAAAgcaaatgcaaaaaaaactGCAATATCTGTTAGGATTTGAGTGTGATGTATCACAGATCGATTAACCCAGGGGAGTTTAGGAGTGTGATGTATTTTTTCACAGGGAGTCTGTTTTGGGGAGACTGATATGAAGTTTGGGGAGTCTGATATGGCCAGTATACGGCGGATATGGAGGGCAAATTTCTTTTATTCATGATACTTTTATTCATGGTAATTTTGGTAACACTACCACAAACAATTAATCAATTGAATGTTACTGCTAAAAAGTTAAGGACTTGAAAATTCGCTGTGTACACATCGGTTTGTATTTTTAGTAATTTATGCAAAAATGTCTCAAATATGGCTCTTTATTACTCTTTACTGTATATATAGACTTAAACTATAAATATGTACAATTTTTCTTTGTGTGCGTTTTTGTGGGGTGGGGGTAGCGACATTTCATTTGATATATGTAGCAACAGCTGATATGTATTGTGATTTGCTGTTTGTGGAGAGTGGTTGAAATCTTTACTCATACTTACTTATCTATTCACTTTACGTTGGTCTTTTGTTGTAATTTTCTGTTGTAAAAGGCATTTGAAACCATATCATGAAACCACCATAAGTGTCACATGTTGCAACGTGTTATAAAAAGGAAGCGAACGCGCAAGTCTCAAGGAAAACGGGAGTTTAA
The genomic region above belongs to Brachyhypopomus gauderio isolate BG-103 chromosome 3, BGAUD_0.2, whole genome shotgun sequence and contains:
- the LOC143509689 gene encoding uncharacterized protein LOC143509689 isoform X1 → MTAGMICISVLLLLFYANNLLPVTLGSPDSLILVAELGDDVTVWCQYDPMQAAYIYWFKQTDSSVPDQLQCQLYKKHFAASPCNVVNQNNHMLMSVNSQNSSLTIPAVNHSDSGLYYCGIWQSNSIYFSNATHLQVREQEETLPDHSTQEVFATLSGVFGGVIVVLIIVLLVMLKNRKQHTDTGSIVKKEQDSNYADLQFSNKNIKKAGRHSEMVDPHVVYSTVKP
- the LOC143509689 gene encoding uncharacterized protein LOC143509689 isoform X2 codes for the protein MTAGMICISVLLLLFYANNLLPVTLGSPDSLILVAELGDDVTVWCQYDPMQAAYIYWFKQTDSSVPDQLQCQLYKKHFAASPCNVVNQNNHMLMSVNSQNSSLTIPAVNHSDSGLYYCGIWQSNSIYFSNATHLQVREQEETLPDHSTQVFATLSGVFGGVIVVLIIVLLVMLKNRKQHTDTGSIVKKEQDSNYADLQFSNKNIKKAGRHSEMVDPHVVYSTVKP